A single region of the Vicia villosa cultivar HV-30 ecotype Madison, WI linkage group LG4, Vvil1.0, whole genome shotgun sequence genome encodes:
- the LOC131595465 gene encoding stem-specific protein TSJT1-like, translated as MLGIFSSSVVSPPEELVAAGSRTPSPKTTASLLLKRFVERKASAVSLQVGDDVQLAYTHHEESPWQPRSFAVKDDIFCLFEGALDNLGSLRQQYGLAKSANEVVLMIEAYKALRDRAPYPANHVVGHLSGSFAFIVYDKSTSTLFVASDQSGKVPLYWGITADGYVAFADDADLLKGACGKSLASFPQGCFYSTAVGGLRCYENPKNKITAIPAKEEEFWGATFKVEGSAVVAATK; from the exons atgttggGGATCTTCAGTAGCTCCGTCGTGTCTCCTCCGGAAGAGCTGGTGGCAGCCGGTAGCCGAACACCGTCGCCAAAGACGACGGCGAGTTTGCTTCTGAAGAGGTTTGTGGAGAGGAAGGCGTCGGCGGTGTCGCTGCAGGTTGGGGATGATGTGCAGCTGGCTTATACACACCATGAAGAGTCACCGTGGCAACCCAG ATCATTTGCAGTGAAGGATGATATATTCTGCTTGTTTGAAGGAGCTCTAGACAATCTAGGAAGCTTGAGACAGCAATATGGACTTGCGAAATCAGCGAATGAAGTCGTTCTTATGATCGAAGCTTACAAAGCTTTACGCGACCGAGCACCATACCCTGCGAATCATGTTGTTGGTCATCTTAGTGGTAGTTTTGCCTTCATAGTTTATGACAAATCCACTTCCACCCTCTTTGTTGCTTCT GACCAATCTGGAAAGGTTCCTCTGTATTGGGGAATAACTGCTGATGGATATGTAGCATTTGCTGATGATGCTGATTTGCTTAAAGGTGCTTGTGGAAAATCACTTGCTTCTTTCCCTCAAG GATGTTTCTACTCGACCGCGGTTGGAGGACTAAGATGCTACGAGAATCCAAAGAATAAGATTACCGCTATACCTGCTAAAGAGGaagaattttggggtgcaacCTTCAAG GTGGAAGGGTCTGCAGTTGTTGCAGCGACAAAGTAG
- the LOC131595467 gene encoding probable aspartic proteinase GIP2, with the protein MASSVIIHFFLLSLSFFSLSSVSASSQPNSFILPIKKDPSTNLFYTSLGIGTPRTNFNLVIDLAAENLWYDCDTHYNSSSYTPIQCGSKQCPDIGCTSCNGPFKPGCTNNTCPASATNSLAKFIFGGGLGQDFIFISQYKVSGLLSSCLDTGGFTDDSPLNGLPKNTKGIIGLARSNLSLPTQLALKNNLPTKFSLCLPSSNKQGFTNLLVGSDEVSKFVQTTPLIVNPVSTGAVSVKGVPSNEYFIDVKAIKIDGHVLNLKPSLLSIDKKGNGGTKISTITAFTELQTSVYKPFIRDFLKKASDRKLKRVKSVAPFEACFDSTSIGNSVPRIDLVLQKGVQWTIHETNLMVYVKKNVACLGIVDGGTESRMSFTKASIVIGGHQLVDNLLVFDLSSSKLSFSSSLLVHNASCS; encoded by the coding sequence ATGGCTTCTTCtgtcatcatccatttcttcctCTTATCACTATCCTTTTTCTCACTTTCTTCTGTATCAGCATCCTCTCAACCAAACTCCTTCATTCTTCCCATCAAAAAAGACCCATCAACCAACCTCTTCTACACATCACTTGGCATAGGAACTCCTAGAACAAATTTCAATCTAGTCATTGATCTTGCAGCAGAAAATCTATGGTATGACTGTGATACTCACTACAATTCATCCTCCTACACTCCTATTCAATGTGGCTCTAAACAATGTCCAGATATTGGATGTACTAGCTGTAATGGCCCCTTCAAACCAGGTTGCACTAACAATACATGTCCTGCTTCTGCAACAAACTCATTGGCCAAATTCATTTTTGGTGGTGGACTTGGTCAAGATTTCATTTTCATTTCTCAATACAAAGTTTCTGGTTTGCTTTCGAGTTGCCTTGATACTGGTGGATTCACTGATGATTCACCACTAAATGGCTTACCAAAAAATACTAAAGGAATTATTGGTCTTGCAAGATCAAACCTTTCATTGCCAACACAGCTTGCTTTAAAAAACAATCTTCCAACTAAATTCTCTCTTTGTTTGCCTTCTTCAAACAAGCAAGGATTCACTAACTTGCTTGTTGGATCAGATGAAGTGTCTAAATTTGTTCAAACCACACCACTCATTGTGAACCCTGTTTCAACAGGTGCTGTTTCTGTTAAAGGTGTTCCTTCAAATGAATATTTTATTGATGTGAAAGCTATTAAGATTGATGGACATGTTTTGAACTTAAAGCCTTCTTTGTTGTCCATTGACAAAAAAGGAAATGGTGGCACCAAAATTAGTACTATTACTGCTTTCACTGAATTGCAAACATCAGTTTACAAGCCCTTCATTCGTGATTTCCTTAAGAAGGCTTCAGATAGGAAACTAAAGAGAGTGAAATCAGTGGCACCATTTGAGGCGTGTTTTGACTCAACTAGCATTGGAAATTCTGTACCAAGAATTGATCTTGTGCTTCAAAAGGGTGTGCAGTGGACAATTCATGAAACCAATTTGATGGTTTATGTAAAGAAAAACGTAGCATGTCTTGGAATTGTTGATGGAGGGACAGAGTCAAGGATGTCTTTTACAAAAGCTTCAATTGTTATTGGAGGACATCAATTGGTAGACAATCTTTTGGTGTTTGATCTATCTTCCTCAAAGTTGAGCTTTAGTTCCTCACTTTTGGTTCACAATGCAAGCTGTTCCTAA
- the LOC131595466 gene encoding dihydroxy-acid dehydratase, chloroplastic-like: MQSSLFSPTYSPIFPTHASSRRVVKASVAVESPSPQSTQVKLNKYSSRITEPKSQGASQAILYGVGLSEDDMKKPQVGVSSVWYEGNTCNMHLLRLSEAVKEGVAEAGMIPFRFNTIGVSDAISMGTRGMCYSLQSRDLIADSIETVMAAQWYDGNISIPGCDKNMPGTIIAMGRLNRPSIMVYGGTIKPGHFQGQSFDIVSAFQIYGEYVSGSISDEHRQDVIRNSCPGAGACGGMYTANTMASAIEAMGMSLPYSSSTPAEDPLKLDECRLAGKYLLELLRMDLKPRDIITRKSLRNAMVIVMALGGSTNAVLHLIAIAKSVGVELTLDDFQKVSDEVPFIADLKPSGKYVMEDVHKIGGTPAVIRYLLEQGLLDGDCLTVTGKTLAENAELFPPLSKGQEIIRPIENPIKKTAHIQILYGNVAPQGSVAKITGKEGLYFSGPALVFEGEEAMIAAISEDPSRFKGKVVVIRGEGPKGGPGMPEMLTPTSAIMGAGLGKDVALLTDGRFSGGSHGFVVGHICPEAQEGGPIGLIQNGDVINIDVQNKRIDVLVTDEELQARREKWVAPPYKANQGVLYKYIKNVKSASSGCVTDE, translated from the exons ATGCAGTCATCTCTCTTCTCTCCAACCTACTCTCCCATTTTCCCCACTCACGCTTCTTCCCGGCGCGTGGTAAAAGCTTCCGTCGCCGTCGAATCTCCCTCTCCCCAATCCACACAGGTGAAACTCAACAAATACAGTTCCCGCATCACCGAACCAAAGTCCCAAGGCGCATCGCAAGCCATTCTCTACGGCGTTGGTCTCTCCGAAGATGACATGAAGAAACCTCAAGTCGGAGTTTCCTCCGTTTGGTATGAAGGGAACACTTGTAACATGCATCTTCTTCGTCTCTCTGAGGCTGTTAAAGAAGGTGTGGCGGAAGCTGGTATGATTCCGTTTAGGTTTAATACGATTGGGGTTAGTGATGCTATTTCCATGGGGACTAGAGGGATGTGTTATAGTTTGCAGTCTAGAGACCTTATTGCGGATAGTATTGAGACTGTTATGGCTGCTCAGTGGTATGATGGGAATATCTCCATCCCTGGCTGTGACAAAAAT ATGCCAGGTACAATCATTGCAATGGGAAGGCTTAATCGACCAAGTATTATGGTTTATGGGGGGACTATAAAG CCTGGTCACTTTCAGGGTCAATCATTCGACATAGTGTCTGCATTTCAG ATCTATGGAGAATATGTGAGTGGATCCATTAGTGATGAACACAGACAAGATGTTATCCGCAACTCTTGCCCTGGTGCTGGTGCCTGTGGTGGAATGTATACAGCCAATACCATGGCTTCTGCAATAGAAGCTATGGGCATGTCTCTTCCATATAG CTCATCTACCCCTGCCGAGGATCCACTAAAGTTGGACGAGTGTCGGTTAGCCGGAAAATATCTTCTTGAGTTATTGAGGATGGACTTGAAGCCCCGAGATATCATCACTCGCAAATCATTACGTAATGCAATGGTTATAGTTATGGCCCTTGGTGGATCTACCAATGCTGTGTTGCATTTAATTGCAATTGCCAA GTCTGTTGGCGTTGAATTGACTCTTGATGATTTTCAGAAGGTTAGTGATGAAGTTCCTTTCATTGCTGATCTTAAGCCTAGTGGGAAATATGTTATGGAAGATGTTCATAAG ATTGGAGGGACCCCAGCAGTTATCCGCTATCTTCTTGAGCAAGGCCTTTTAGACGGTGACTGTTTGACTG TCACTGGGAAGACCCTAGCTGAAAACGCAGAACTTTTCCCTCCTTTGTCTAAAGGACAG GAAATAATAAGGCCAATTGAAAATCCCATCAAGAAGACAGCTCACATTCAAATATTATATGGAAACGTTGCACCACAGGGTTCTGTTGCTAAAATTACTGGAAAAGAGGGCTTGTACTTCTCTG GTCCAGCACTTGTTTTTGAAGGAGAGGAGGCAATGATTGCTGCCATTTCAGAGGATCCTTCGAGGTTTAAG GGAAAAGTTGTTGTAATTAGGGGAGAGGGGCCTAAAGGTGGCCCGGGAATGCCTGAGATGTTAACGCCAACTAGTGCAATAATGGGAGCAGGGCTTGGAAAG GATGTTGCTTTATTGACTGACGGAAGATTTTCAGGAGGTTCACATGGATTTGTGGTTGGTCATATTTGCCCTGAAGCACAG GAAGGTGGTCCAATTGGTTTGATTCAAAATGGAGATGTTATCAACATTGATGTTCAGAACAAGAGAATTGACGTTTTAGTTACAGACGAGGAGTTGCAGGCACGCAGGGAGAAGTGGGTTGCTCCACCATACAAAGCTAACCAAGGTGTTCTTTACAAG TATATTAAAAATGTGAAATCTGCTTCTAGCGGATGTGTAACAGACGAGTAG